Proteins co-encoded in one Stomoxys calcitrans chromosome 5, idStoCalc2.1, whole genome shotgun sequence genomic window:
- the LOC131997948 gene encoding uncharacterized protein LOC131997948, protein MESAEVTQINITTTKNNKTTIIPIYRPPNKKVKTFLQELEKLLYGINRQNKLIITGDVNIDIKKNNNTTSNYLNILSSYGLQCMINEVTREDNSNQSMTCIDHLFARWDKQFVQAYAAIIRIDISDHFAIFGSVDETKSSLNHTQDRQTNETSTINISKVNQQINDTDWERIIISSNNTNELFNNIYKTFNDIYTNLTSQQTKHKKRNPHPWLNEHILKCSKNDYYYRQFLINRNNIRGTWQIINKITGKKTENLNDTIKRNFKDESLKDITENFALKFNENVLKIVHSCSITTLNANAENIINNSLYIEYATEEEINNILKTLNIRKSAGIDNIRAVDLKNHANLLTPIITKLINGSISESSIPNIMKQSIIRPIFKSGEKTDYNNYRPIAVLPVVEKVLEEIIVRRLNSFLKKYNIINKQHKAFDTLPHDKLIEMLERSGIRGLTLRWFADYLSSRSFCVKISNTSSSMLNAPYGVPQGSKLGPILYIIYSNEMVRQLKNSTAFTYADDTAIVVCNKSLNTAIKTLQNELDIITRWCHDSGLIINSSKTKVMHIRPKSIPKSNIHIIYHDTECLHKNCNAVSLHDKCNGKCSTELELVETYKYLGVHLDDGFKWKVHIQHLQKKLRQSAYALYHLVREFMDDGSLAKKINHNQNTRRKIEGKYMVPKFKNDYGKYSLSVALPTIINEIPTNITKERNYNIRTKLIKEYYFNN, encoded by the exons ATGGAATCGGCAGAAGTAACACAAATTAAtattacaacaacaaagaataataaaaccACAATCATACCAATATATCGGCCACCTAATAAGAaggttaaaacatttttacaagaATTAGAAAAACTCTTATATGGAATTAATAGACAGAATAAATTAATAATTACGGGTGATGTAAATATTgatataaagaaaaacaataatacTACAAGCAACTACTTAAATATCCTATCATCCTATGGCTTACAGTGTATGATAAACGAAGTTACCAGAGAAGACAATAGCAATCAATCAATGACATGTATTGACCATTTATTCGCAAGGTGGGATAAACAATTTGTTCAAGCTTATGCAGCAATAATTAGAATAGATATATCGGATCATTTTGCAATATTTGGAAGCGTTGACGAAACAAAATCGTCATTGAATCACAcacaagacagacagacaaacgaaaCTTCTACGATTAACATCTCCAAAGTCAACCAACAAATAAATGACACAGACTGGGAACGAATAATCATTTCATCCAATAATACAAATGAACTGTTCAATAATATCTACAAAACATTCAATGATATCTATACAAATTTAACAAGCcaacaaacaaaacataaaaaaagaaatccaCACCCTTGGCTCAATGAGCATATATTAAAATGTT CTAAAAATGATTATTATTATcgccaatttttaataaatcgaaACAATATACGAGGTACTTGGCAAATCATCAATAAAATCACCGGTAAGAAGACGGAAAACTTAAATGATACaataaaaagaaactttaaagatgAATCACTAAAAGATATAACCGAAAACTTTGCcctaaaattcaatgaaaatgttctaaaaatAGTACACTCATGCTCAATAACCACATTAAATGCAAACGCGGAAAATATAATCAACAACTCACTTTATATAGAATACGCGACTGAAGAAGAAATTAATAACATACTGAAGACCTTGAATATAAGAAAAAGTGCAGGAATAGATAATATACGAGCAGTGGACTTAAAAAACCATGCCAATTTGTTAACACCAATAATAACAAAACTTATTAATGGAAGTATTAGTGAATCGTCCATACCAAACATAATGAAACAATCCATCATAAGACCAATTTTTAAGAGCGGCGAAAAAACAGATTACAATAACTATCGACCGATAGCTGTTCTACCAGTCGTTGAAAAAGTATTAGAGGAAATCATTGTAAGAAGACTAAAcagttttttaaagaaatacaaCATCATAAACAAACAGCA CAAGGCCTTTGACACATTGCCTCATGATAAATTGATAGAAATGCTCGAAAGGAGCGGTATCAGAGGACTCACATTAAGGTGGTTTGCAGACTACCTCTCATCCAGATCGTTTTGTGTTAAAATAAGTAACACAAGCAGTAGTATgttgaatgctccatacggtgtACCACAAGGTTCGAAACTTGGTCCAATCCTGTACATCATCTACTCAAATGAGATGGTACGTCAACTTAAAAACAGCACCGCGTTCACATACGCAGACGATACAGCCATTGTAGTATGCAACAAGTCATtgaatactgcaataaaaacgCTGCAAAACGAGCTGGATATAATCACTAGATGGTGTCACGATAGCGGCTTAATCATAAACTCATCTAAAACCAAAGTAATGCACATCAGACCAAAAAGTATACCAAAATCAAATATTCATATCATATATCACGACACAGAATGTCTACATAAAAATTGCAATGCAGTTAGCTTACATGACAAGTGCAATGGCAAATGCAGTACAGAACTCGAGCTAGTGGAAACCTATAAATACCTTGGAGTTCATTTGGACGACGGTTTTAAATGGAAAGTACATATACAGCATCTGCAAAAGAAACTACGACAATCAGCCTACGCACTATATCATCTCG TTAGAGAATTCATGGATGATGGCAGTTTAGCGAAGAAAATAAATCACAACCAAAATACACGAAGAAAAATCGAAGGCAAATATATGGTGCCGAAATTCAAGAACGATTATGGCAAATACTCACTATCTGTGGCACTACCTACTATCATCAACGAAATTCCAACAAATATAACCAAGGAAAGAAATTACAATATTAGAACCAAATTAATCAAAGAATATTACTTTAATAATTAA